Genomic segment of Candidatus Cloacimonadota bacterium:
GACCTTTCTCCTCCGATAGCATCAAACTCATCGAATAAGTACACGCCATTTTCCATTTGGATCAGATCAAATATTTGCCGCAGTTTTGCGCCCGTCTCACCCATAAATTTTGTGACAAGACGGTCAACTTGAACCGTATGCAATTGTAGATTCAACTCATGCGCAATCACTCTTGCTGTCATAGTTTTACCAGTTCCTGAGGGTCCAATGAGAAGGATCTTTCTTCTGTGCTTCAAGCCATGTGATTTCAATCTATCCTGTTGTCTATACTCATGAACGATCCGGCCTAATCGCTGTGTTAATGGTTCAGAAATGACCAACATGGCCATTGATTCAAATGGATCATCCGTCAATACTAACCCTCTTAGGTCTTGTGGGAAAGGTATAACCCGAGGTCCCTTTTTCCGCTTCTCCGCATTAACGATTTCCCGTAAATCATTCGCCAATGAAGCATGACCTTGAAGGGCTTCATGAGCTGCAATTTGGAGAACAACTGAAAAAAACCTGTCCTGGCTATCGCCAAAGTGTGACTTAACCAGCGCTTTTATTTGCTCTGCTGTTGCCATAGTAAACATCCATTCATTTCTTTCATAATTACAATCTTTCGACTGGATAGCTTCCGGTCAATGTTTTTTCCCCGACTCCGGTCTAATCAGCCGGGGTATCATTGTATCTTGGATCGCAATTTTCGAATCCAAGATTAGACCCGCTACCATTGGCCATAATCTAATCCCTATT
This window contains:
- a CDS encoding ATP-binding protein, giving the protein MATAEQIKALVKSHFGDSQDRFFSVVLQIAAHEALQGHASLANDLREIVNAEKRKKGPRVIPFPQDLRGLVLTDDPFESMAMLVISEPLTQRLGRIVHEYRQQDRLKSHGLKHRRKILLIGPSGTGKTMTARVIAHELNLQLHTVQVDRLVTKFMGETGAKLRQIFDLIQMENGVYLFDEFDAIGGERSLDNDVGEMRRVLNSFLQFIEQDVSDSLIFAATNTPELLDRALFRRFDDVLYYDKPNEEERLILIKNTLGLFINKNFAKKQVLKESEGLSQAELVAACRDSLKNAILAGTNKVTVSKLLISINERKEACQQTWR